The Deinococcus sonorensis KR-87 genome includes a window with the following:
- the leuS gene encoding leucine--tRNA ligase, with the protein MTDISQIQEEKSGRYNPHAIEEQWQARWTTDGLYTFHDDPSKPAHYALTMFPYPSGNLHMGHWYAYVAPDARARWMRMNGHNVLFPMGFDAFGLPAENAAIKRNLDPRKWTYQNIADMTVQFKRMGTMIDWSRQFNTCDPEYYRWNQWFFIEMFRRGIAYKKGGLVNWCPKDQTVLANEQVVDGRCERCGSVVERRELNQWYLKITDYADELLDFGDADMPERVRLMQQNWIGKSVGAEVDFPTPAGVETVFTTRPDTIMGATFLVLAPEHKKVAELTTPEQQAEVQRYIEAAGQKTDVDRQSATEKTGVFTGSYATHPVSGHQLPIWIADYVLVTYGTGSIMAVPAHDSRDFEFARTYGLEIREVIRPDGAEPMDVDAAVEAYSGEGQLVNSGEFDGLPGGKASIGAVIERLGALGVARAKTTYRLRDWLVSRQRYWGTPIPIVYCPEHGAQPVPDDQLPVRLPDDVAFTPTGQSPLKLDPTFRHTTCPVCGGPAERDTDTMDTFVDSSWYMYRFLNPHLETAPVDAEATRRYMPIDLYTGGIEHAILHLLYSRFWTRVMRDLGLTEHSEPFKVVRNQGIILGPDQEKMSKSRGNVIDPDDLVREYGADTVRAYLMFIAPWEVGGPWDPSGINGPAKWLGRVYALYSDEVSVGPKESTSEADLRYAVHSTLSRVSADFGRLSFNTIISSLMELTNTLVKAKRSPLYGGPVWAEALSIFVRMLAPVVPHLAEELWQQQGEQSSVHLAAWPQVDQQAATRDTVTIGVQVSGKVRGQVQISRTATQAEAMAAARAEESVARFLEGKDTIKEIYVPGKIINIVVSK; encoded by the coding sequence ATGACCGACATCAGCCAGATCCAGGAAGAGAAGTCCGGCCGCTACAACCCGCACGCCATCGAGGAGCAGTGGCAGGCCCGCTGGACCACCGACGGCCTGTACACCTTCCACGACGACCCCAGCAAGCCGGCCCACTACGCCCTGACCATGTTCCCCTACCCCAGCGGCAACCTGCACATGGGTCACTGGTACGCCTACGTGGCGCCGGACGCCCGCGCCCGCTGGATGCGCATGAACGGCCACAACGTGCTGTTCCCGATGGGCTTCGATGCGTTCGGACTGCCGGCCGAGAACGCCGCCATCAAGCGCAACTTGGACCCGCGCAAGTGGACCTACCAGAACATCGCCGACATGACGGTGCAGTTCAAGCGGATGGGCACCATGATCGACTGGTCGCGTCAGTTCAACACCTGCGACCCGGAGTACTACCGCTGGAACCAGTGGTTCTTCATCGAGATGTTCCGGCGCGGCATCGCCTACAAGAAGGGCGGGCTGGTCAACTGGTGCCCCAAGGACCAGACGGTGCTGGCCAACGAGCAGGTGGTGGACGGGCGCTGTGAGCGTTGCGGCAGCGTGGTGGAGCGGCGTGAGCTGAACCAGTGGTACCTGAAGATCACCGATTACGCCGACGAGCTGCTGGACTTCGGGGACGCCGACATGCCGGAGCGCGTGCGGCTGATGCAGCAGAACTGGATCGGCAAGAGCGTGGGTGCCGAGGTGGACTTCCCCACCCCGGCCGGCGTAGAAACGGTCTTCACCACCCGGCCCGACACCATCATGGGCGCCACCTTCCTGGTGCTGGCCCCGGAGCACAAGAAGGTGGCCGAGCTGACCACCCCCGAGCAGCAGGCGGAGGTGCAGCGCTACATCGAGGCGGCAGGCCAGAAGACCGACGTGGACCGCCAGTCCGCCACCGAGAAGACCGGCGTGTTCACCGGCAGCTACGCCACCCACCCGGTCAGCGGCCACCAGCTGCCCATCTGGATTGCCGACTACGTGCTGGTGACCTACGGCACCGGCAGCATCATGGCGGTGCCGGCGCACGACAGCCGCGACTTCGAGTTCGCCCGCACGTATGGCCTGGAGATCCGCGAGGTGATCCGGCCGGACGGCGCAGAGCCGATGGACGTGGACGCGGCGGTGGAGGCCTACAGCGGTGAGGGGCAGCTGGTCAACAGCGGCGAGTTCGATGGGTTGCCGGGCGGCAAGGCCAGCATCGGGGCCGTGATCGAGCGGCTGGGTGCGCTGGGCGTGGCGCGCGCCAAGACCACCTACCGGCTGCGCGACTGGCTGGTCAGCCGGCAGCGCTACTGGGGCACCCCGATTCCAATCGTGTACTGCCCGGAACACGGCGCGCAGCCGGTGCCGGACGACCAGCTGCCGGTGCGGCTGCCGGACGACGTGGCCTTCACGCCCACCGGCCAGAGCCCCCTGAAGCTGGACCCCACCTTCCGCCACACCACCTGCCCGGTGTGCGGTGGGCCGGCCGAGCGCGACACCGACACCATGGACACCTTCGTGGACAGCAGCTGGTACATGTACCGCTTCCTGAACCCGCACCTGGAGACGGCGCCGGTGGACGCAGAGGCCACGCGGCGCTACATGCCGATCGACCTGTACACCGGCGGCATCGAGCACGCCATCCTGCACCTGCTGTACAGCCGCTTCTGGACCCGTGTGATGCGTGACCTGGGCCTGACCGAGCACTCGGAGCCGTTCAAGGTGGTGCGCAATCAGGGCATCATCCTGGGGCCAGACCAGGAAAAGATGAGCAAGAGCCGCGGCAACGTCATCGATCCGGACGACCTGGTGCGCGAGTACGGCGCGGACACGGTGCGCGCCTACCTGATGTTTATCGCGCCGTGGGAGGTGGGCGGCCCCTGGGACCCCAGCGGGATCAACGGTCCGGCCAAGTGGCTGGGGCGGGTGTACGCGCTGTACAGCGATGAGGTGTCGGTCGGGCCGAAGGAGAGCACCAGCGAGGCCGACCTGAGGTATGCGGTCCACAGCACCCTGAGCCGCGTGAGCGCCGACTTCGGGCGGCTGAGCTTCAACACCATCATCAGCAGCCTGATGGAGCTGACCAACACGCTGGTCAAGGCCAAACGCAGCCCGCTGTACGGCGGCCCGGTGTGGGCGGAGGCGCTGAGCATCTTTGTCCGGATGCTGGCCCCGGTGGTCCCGCACCTGGCGGAGGAACTGTGGCAGCAGCAGGGCGAGCAGAGCAGCGTGCATCTGGCCGCCTGGCCCCAGGTGGATCAGCAGGCCGCGACCCGCGACACCGTGACCATCGGCGTGCAGGTGAGCGGCAAAGTGCGCGGTCAGGTGCAGATTTCCCGAACCGCCACCCAGGCCGAGGCGATGGCAGCGGCGCGCGCCGAAGAAAGCGTGGCCCGCTTCTTAGAAGGCAAGGACACCATCAAGGAGATCTATGTGCCGGGGAAGATCATCAATATCGTCGTGAGTAAGTAA
- the pyrH gene encoding UMP kinase, producing the protein MYKRVVLKLSGEFLAGESGYGIHPDTALELARSITAALEGTGVELAIVIGGGNLWRGARNGSGMDGATADYIGMLGTVMNAMALQDAMEQAGQPTRIMTAIQMAQVAEPYIRRRAMRHLEKGRVVIFGGGNGAPFFTTDTTATLRALEIGADVVLMAKNSVDGVYSSDPRKNPEATRYDHLTHAEVVAQRLEVMDATAITLCMDKGLPIIVFDIFEPGNLARLFRGERVGTLISTP; encoded by the coding sequence ATGTACAAACGTGTGGTGCTGAAACTTTCGGGTGAATTTCTGGCGGGCGAGAGTGGCTACGGCATTCATCCGGACACCGCCCTTGAGCTGGCCCGCTCCATCACGGCGGCGCTGGAGGGCACCGGTGTGGAGCTGGCCATCGTGATCGGCGGCGGCAACCTGTGGCGCGGCGCCCGCAACGGCAGCGGCATGGACGGCGCCACCGCCGATTACATCGGCATGCTCGGCACCGTCATGAACGCCATGGCGCTGCAGGACGCGATGGAGCAGGCCGGACAGCCGACCCGCATCATGACCGCCATCCAGATGGCCCAGGTGGCCGAGCCGTACATCCGCCGCCGCGCCATGCGGCACCTGGAAAAGGGCCGCGTGGTCATCTTCGGGGGCGGCAACGGCGCGCCCTTCTTCACCACCGACACCACCGCCACGCTGCGGGCGCTGGAGATCGGGGCGGACGTGGTGCTGATGGCCAAGAACAGCGTGGACGGCGTGTACAGCAGCGACCCGCGCAAGAACCCGGAGGCCACGCGTTATGACCACCTGACGCACGCCGAGGTGGTGGCGCAGCGGCTGGAGGTGATGGACGCCACCGCCATCACGCTGTGCATGGACAAGGGCCTGCCGATCATCGTGTTCGACATCTTCGAGCCGGGCAACTTGGCGCGGCTGTTCCGGGGCGAGCGGGTCGGCACCCTGATCTCCACGCCCTGA
- the frr gene encoding ribosome recycling factor, with protein MDMKDIQQDARTRMGKAIEALESNLSVLRTGRANPGILKKIVVDYYGSHMPIDQVAGITTPDPRTLLITPWDRGALQPIERAIRDSDLGLNPNNKGDAIFITLPVLTEERRKDLVKNARNYAEDAKVAIRNVRKSALDDLKKVEGVGEDDLKRGEGDVQKVTDEFIRRVDEVTARKEQDILG; from the coding sequence ATGGACATGAAAGACATTCAGCAGGATGCCCGCACCCGCATGGGCAAGGCGATCGAGGCGCTGGAGAGCAACCTGTCGGTGCTGCGGACCGGCCGGGCCAACCCCGGCATTCTGAAGAAGATCGTGGTGGACTACTACGGCTCGCACATGCCGATCGATCAGGTGGCGGGCATCACCACCCCGGACCCCCGCACACTGCTGATCACGCCCTGGGACCGGGGCGCGCTGCAGCCGATCGAGCGGGCCATCCGCGACAGCGACCTGGGCCTGAACCCCAACAACAAGGGCGACGCCATCTTCATCACGCTGCCGGTGCTGACCGAGGAGCGCCGCAAGGACCTGGTCAAGAACGCCCGCAACTACGCTGAGGACGCCAAGGTGGCGATCCGCAACGTCCGCAAGTCGGCGCTGGACGACCTGAAGAAGGTCGAGGGCGTGGGCGAGGACGACCTGAAGCGCGGTGAAGGCGACGTGCAGAAGGTCACCGACGAGTTCATCAGGCGGGTGGACGAGGTCACGGCCCGCAAGGAGCAGGACATCCTCGGGTGA
- the rplL gene encoding 50S ribosomal protein L7/L12 — MAFNKEQFLDDLSTITLLELADLIDAIKEKFNVTAAVAVAGPAAGGAAPVEEKTEFDVVLVDAGASKINVIKELRAITGLGLKEAKDLSEKGGAVKEGVSKEDAEKFKAQLEGAGAKVELK, encoded by the coding sequence ATGGCTTTCAACAAAGAGCAGTTCCTCGACGACCTGAGCACCATCACCCTCCTCGAGCTGGCCGACCTGATCGACGCCATCAAGGAGAAGTTCAACGTGACCGCGGCCGTGGCCGTGGCCGGCCCGGCCGCCGGTGGCGCCGCCCCGGTCGAGGAGAAGACCGAGTTCGACGTGGTGCTGGTGGACGCTGGCGCCAGCAAGATCAACGTCATTAAGGAACTGCGCGCCATCACCGGCCTGGGCCTGAAGGAAGCCAAGGACCTGTCCGAGAAGGGCGGCGCCGTCAAGGAAGGCGTGAGCAAGGAAGACGCCGAGAAGTTCAAGGCCCAGCTGGAAGGCGCGGGCGCCAAGGTCGAGCTGAAGTAA
- a CDS encoding MOSC domain-containing protein: protein MKLLSVNIGRPTEIRHDAHRSISGIDKRPQSGPVRVGPLGLEGDHILSTGHHGGPDQAVYLYSTEDYDAFVEQLGHPLPAGCFGENLTVEGPALADMRIGSRLRVGSVLLEVTAPRIPCATFAAHMQDQGFVKRFRQMRRPGLYTRVLEPGQVQEGDGIELEPGAPDAPTVAEEFELFYTPRPTLEQLRRSLAAPIAVRARQHREEQLRELEQR, encoded by the coding sequence ATGAAGCTGCTCAGCGTGAACATCGGCCGCCCGACCGAAATCCGGCACGACGCCCACCGCAGCATCAGCGGCATTGACAAGCGGCCACAGTCTGGGCCGGTCCGGGTGGGCCCGCTGGGGCTGGAAGGCGACCACATCCTGAGCACCGGACACCACGGCGGCCCGGATCAGGCGGTCTACCTGTACAGCACCGAGGACTACGACGCATTTGTGGAGCAGCTCGGCCATCCGCTGCCGGCCGGCTGCTTCGGGGAGAATTTGACAGTGGAAGGCCCTGCCCTGGCAGACATGCGGATCGGCAGCCGGCTGCGCGTCGGCAGCGTGCTGCTGGAAGTGACTGCCCCACGCATTCCCTGCGCCACCTTCGCCGCCCACATGCAGGACCAGGGCTTTGTCAAACGGTTCCGCCAGATGCGCCGGCCCGGCCTGTATACCCGGGTGCTGGAGCCGGGTCAGGTGCAGGAAGGTGACGGCATAGAACTGGAGCCGGGAGCGCCCGACGCGCCCACGGTGGCCGAGGAGTTCGAGCTGTTCTACACCCCGCGCCCGACCCTGGAGCAGCTGCGGCGCTCGCTGGCGGCCCCCATCGCGGTACGCGCCCGGCAGCACCGCGAGGAACAGCTGCGCGAGCTGGAGCAGCGCTGA
- the rplJ gene encoding 50S ribosomal protein L10 produces the protein MANQRNQNTLAALQKSLENIETFYVVDYQGLTAGQLSALRQQVVDKGGRLIVAKNTLINLALGESRDFGDALKGPSAIVVAQDDPAGVAKALSDAAKGNDKGIPTMKAGYLEGKRVDLATVARIANLGSRDQLYAELVGVLGAHQSNFVGLLEALRTKMEGGDAAA, from the coding sequence ATGGCGAACCAGCGGAACCAAAACACCCTCGCGGCCCTGCAGAAGAGCCTGGAAAACATCGAGACGTTCTACGTCGTCGACTACCAGGGTCTGACCGCGGGTCAGCTGAGCGCCCTGCGTCAGCAGGTGGTGGACAAGGGTGGGCGACTGATCGTCGCCAAGAACACCCTGATCAACCTTGCGCTCGGCGAGAGCCGCGACTTCGGTGACGCCCTGAAGGGTCCCAGCGCCATCGTGGTGGCGCAGGACGACCCGGCCGGCGTGGCCAAGGCGCTCTCTGACGCCGCCAAGGGCAACGACAAGGGCATCCCGACCATGAAGGCCGGGTACCTGGAAGGCAAGCGCGTGGACCTCGCCACCGTGGCCCGCATCGCCAACCTGGGCAGCCGCGACCAGCTGTACGCCGAGCTCGTCGGCGTGCTGGGCGCCCACCAGAGCAACTTCGTGGGCCTCCTCGAAGCGCTGCGCACCAAGATGGAAGGCGGCGACGCTGCGGCCTGA
- the glgC gene encoding glucose-1-phosphate adenylyltransferase, translating into MKPRILGMILAGGQGSRLSPLTLKRSKPAVPFGSKYRIIDFAINNFMNSGMFSIYVLTQFKAQSLTEHIQRGWRFGTFLSDYFITLVPAQMYRFEELGPVWYRGTADAVYQNIHLIDNYDADYVAIFSGDHIYKMNVEHMLQQHIDARADVTIAAYPMPAAESARFGVMNVDARWRVTEFLEKPDPSTLPGNPETVLTSMGNYIFSRRALEELLETSMGKNSEQGYDFGKDVIPRALSDGYHVLAYDFHKNPIPGQGGPNTYWRDVGTLDAYYDASMDLISVSPEFDLYNHEWPLRTSSEFSPPTKFVHEAETRRGQSFNSIMAGGTIISGGTVRDSVLGRSVRSHSYSLVESSVIFDNVEVGRHSHIRNAIIDKDVVIPPGARIGLDREEDEARGFKITENGIVVVPKSYTF; encoded by the coding sequence ATGAAACCACGCATCCTGGGCATGATTCTGGCAGGGGGGCAGGGCAGTCGTCTGTCGCCACTGACGCTGAAGCGTTCCAAGCCGGCAGTGCCGTTCGGCAGCAAGTACCGGATCATCGATTTTGCCATCAACAATTTCATGAACAGCGGCATGTTCAGCATCTACGTGCTGACGCAGTTCAAGGCCCAGAGCCTCACCGAGCACATCCAGCGCGGCTGGCGCTTCGGCACGTTCCTGTCGGACTACTTCATCACGCTGGTGCCGGCCCAGATGTACCGCTTCGAGGAACTGGGGCCGGTGTGGTACCGCGGCACCGCCGACGCGGTGTACCAGAACATCCACCTGATCGACAACTACGACGCCGATTACGTGGCCATCTTCAGCGGCGACCACATCTACAAGATGAACGTCGAGCACATGCTGCAGCAGCACATTGACGCCCGCGCTGACGTGACCATCGCCGCCTACCCGATGCCGGCCGCCGAGTCGGCCCGGTTCGGCGTGATGAACGTGGACGCCCGCTGGCGCGTGACCGAGTTTCTGGAGAAGCCGGACCCCAGCACCCTGCCGGGCAACCCCGAGACGGTGCTGACCAGCATGGGCAACTACATCTTCTCGCGCCGCGCGCTGGAAGAGCTCCTGGAAACCAGCATGGGCAAGAACAGCGAGCAGGGCTACGACTTCGGCAAGGATGTCATTCCGCGCGCCCTCTCGGACGGCTATCACGTGCTGGCCTACGACTTCCACAAGAACCCGATTCCCGGTCAGGGCGGACCCAACACCTACTGGCGCGACGTGGGGACGCTGGACGCCTATTACGACGCCAGCATGGACCTGATCAGCGTGTCGCCGGAGTTCGACCTGTACAACCACGAGTGGCCGCTGCGGACCAGCAGCGAGTTCTCGCCGCCCACCAAGTTCGTGCACGAGGCCGAGACCCGGCGTGGCCAGAGCTTCAACAGCATCATGGCCGGCGGGACCATCATCAGCGGCGGCACCGTCCGTGACAGCGTGCTGGGCCGCTCGGTCAGGAGCCACAGCTACTCGCTGGTGGAGAGCAGCGTGATCTTTGACAACGTGGAGGTGGGGCGGCACTCGCATATCCGCAACGCCATCATCGACAAGGACGTGGTGATTCCGCCGGGGGCCCGCATCGGCCTGGACCGCGAGGAGGACGAGGCGCGCGGCTTCAAGATCACCGAGAACGGCATCGTGGTGGTGCCCAAGAGCTACACCTTCTAA
- the msrA gene encoding peptide-methionine (S)-S-oxide reductase MsrA, with the protein MSELRTAIVAGGCFWCTEAVFLDVRGVDHVESGYIGGQQPNPTYNDVCSGTTGHAEAVRITYDPAVLGYRDLLHIFFATHDPTTLNRQGHDVGTQYRSAVFYQDEQERAEAQAVIEELEQQQLFDRPIVTTLEPATRFYPAEAYHQDYYARNRVQPYCMAVITPKLASFRRSFADRLKSA; encoded by the coding sequence ATGAGCGAACTGAGAACCGCAATCGTGGCTGGCGGCTGTTTCTGGTGCACCGAGGCCGTCTTTCTGGATGTCCGGGGCGTGGACCATGTGGAGAGCGGCTACATCGGGGGCCAGCAGCCGAACCCCACCTACAACGACGTGTGCAGCGGCACCACCGGCCACGCCGAGGCTGTCCGCATCACCTATGACCCGGCGGTGCTCGGATACCGCGACCTGCTGCATATTTTCTTCGCCACCCATGACCCCACCACGCTCAACCGGCAGGGTCATGATGTCGGCACCCAGTACCGCTCGGCGGTGTTCTATCAGGACGAGCAGGAGCGGGCCGAGGCGCAGGCCGTCATTGAGGAACTGGAGCAGCAGCAGCTGTTCGACCGGCCGATCGTGACCACGCTGGAGCCGGCCACCCGCTTCTACCCGGCCGAGGCATACCACCAGGACTACTACGCCCGCAATCGCGTGCAGCCGTACTGCATGGCGGTCATCACGCCCAAACTGGCCAGCTTCCGGCGCAGTTTCGCGGACCGGCTCAAGAGCGCCTGA
- the arsB gene encoding arsenical efflux pump membrane protein ArsB has protein sequence MLALFLVLSTIALVIWQPRGLSPAAAACLGAVAALLTGTVHPADLLTVWHATWNATLTLVGLILLSLVLDAAGFFRWAALHVARIGGGRGVRLFVLLIVFSAVIAALFANDGAVLILTPLTLELAAALGYSRAATLAVALGVGFVVDAASVPLTVSNLVNIVTADAFHLGFVPYARLMVPVDVVVVLTCLLVLLLMYRRVIPKRYRLETLDRPASAIRSQGVFRLAWVLLPLLLLGYLLADPLHLPLSALVGAAALALVLTAARSQHLSSRALLRAAPWNVVVFSLAMYTVVYGLQNAGLTARYGELLARWSAHGDLVAVLLSGVGVAALSAGLNNLPALLFGLLGIQESGLSGHLQQAVVYGAVVGADIGPKLTPIGSLATLLWLHVLAGRGLQVSWGEYFRAGVRLTPPVLLAALLSLWVMLRLVG, from the coding sequence GTGCTGGCCCTCTTCCTTGTGCTTTCCACCATCGCGCTGGTCATCTGGCAACCGCGCGGCCTGAGCCCCGCGGCAGCCGCCTGCCTGGGCGCCGTGGCCGCCCTGTTGACCGGGACCGTTCACCCCGCCGACCTCCTGACCGTATGGCATGCCACCTGGAACGCCACCCTGACCCTGGTGGGCCTGATCCTCCTGAGCCTGGTGCTGGACGCTGCCGGGTTCTTCCGCTGGGCCGCCCTGCACGTGGCGCGGATCGGCGGCGGACGCGGCGTCCGGCTGTTCGTGCTGCTGATCGTGTTCTCGGCCGTCATCGCGGCCCTGTTCGCCAACGACGGTGCGGTGCTGATCCTGACGCCACTGACGCTGGAACTGGCGGCGGCCCTCGGCTATTCGCGCGCCGCCACCCTGGCGGTGGCGCTGGGGGTGGGCTTCGTGGTGGACGCCGCCAGCGTGCCGCTGACCGTGTCGAACCTGGTGAACATCGTCACGGCGGACGCCTTTCACCTGGGCTTTGTGCCGTACGCGCGCCTGATGGTGCCGGTGGACGTGGTGGTGGTGCTGACCTGCCTGCTGGTGCTGCTGCTGATGTACCGCCGGGTGATTCCGAAGCGCTACCGGCTGGAGACGCTGGACCGTCCGGCCAGCGCCATCCGGTCGCAGGGGGTCTTCCGGCTGGCCTGGGTGCTGCTGCCCCTGCTGCTGCTCGGCTATCTTCTGGCCGACCCGCTGCATCTGCCGCTCAGCGCTCTGGTGGGGGCGGCGGCCCTGGCCCTGGTGCTGACCGCCGCCCGCTCGCAACATCTCTCCAGCCGGGCGCTGCTGCGCGCCGCTCCCTGGAACGTCGTGGTGTTTTCGCTGGCCATGTACACGGTGGTGTACGGGCTGCAGAACGCGGGCCTCACCGCCCGCTACGGCGAGCTGCTGGCCCGCTGGAGCGCCCACGGTGACCTCGTGGCGGTGCTGCTGTCCGGGGTGGGCGTGGCCGCGCTGTCGGCCGGCCTGAATAACCTGCCGGCGCTGCTGTTCGGGCTGCTGGGCATTCAGGAGAGCGGTCTGAGCGGTCACCTGCAGCAGGCCGTGGTGTACGGCGCGGTGGTGGGCGCCGATATCGGCCCGAAACTGACCCCCATCGGCAGTCTGGCCACGCTGCTGTGGCTGCACGTGCTGGCCGGGCGCGGCCTGCAGGTCAGCTGGGGTGAGTATTTCCGGGCCGGGGTGCGCCTGACCCCACCGGTGCTGCTGGCCGCGCTGCTGAGTCTGTGGGTGATGCTGCGCCTCGTTGGGTAG
- a CDS encoding phosphatidate cytidylyltransferase, translated as METLSSRVLTAVVGFALVVVAVYFGWITLLPALLAVGLVSLHEYIRMLDRRDIDVRRGSLYVFGAALLIASLPGLPAPPWAGGSWREVVLGFATFYFLVIEVVNPGERPLERIVYSLFGLVYIPWLLGYFLLLRYTPNADEGLLYFALPLLATFATDIGAYFVGFFFGRRKLAPEVSPGKTVEGAIGGLLTSFLLVLAFTRLAGIWSLLDAFLYAALVASASQLGDLSESLLKRALGAKDSGNSLPGHGGMLDRLDSLLFAVPITYLFLQLGVF; from the coding sequence ATGGAGACGCTGAGCAGCCGGGTGCTGACCGCCGTGGTGGGCTTTGCCCTGGTGGTGGTGGCGGTCTACTTCGGCTGGATCACGCTGCTGCCCGCGCTGCTGGCGGTGGGACTGGTGTCGCTGCACGAGTACATCCGGATGCTGGACCGCCGCGACATTGATGTGCGGCGCGGCAGCCTCTACGTGTTCGGCGCGGCCCTGTTGATCGCCAGCCTGCCGGGCCTGCCGGCGCCTCCCTGGGCCGGCGGCTCGTGGCGCGAGGTGGTGCTGGGTTTCGCTACCTTCTACTTTCTGGTGATCGAGGTGGTGAACCCCGGCGAGCGGCCGCTGGAGCGGATCGTGTACAGCCTGTTTGGGCTGGTGTACATTCCGTGGCTGCTCGGCTACTTCCTGCTGCTGCGCTACACCCCCAACGCCGACGAGGGTCTGCTGTACTTCGCGCTGCCGCTGCTGGCCACCTTCGCCACCGACATCGGCGCCTACTTCGTGGGGTTTTTCTTCGGGCGGCGCAAGCTGGCCCCGGAGGTCAGCCCCGGCAAGACGGTGGAGGGCGCCATTGGCGGCCTGCTCACCAGTTTCCTGCTGGTGCTGGCGTTTACCCGGCTGGCAGGCATCTGGTCGCTGCTGGACGCCTTCCTGTACGCCGCGCTGGTGGCCAGCGCCTCACAGCTGGGTGACCTCTCCGAGAGCCTGCTGAAGCGCGCGCTGGGCGCCAAGGACAGCGGCAACAGCCTGCCGGGCCACGGGGGCATGCTGGACCGGCTGGACTCGCTGCTCTTCGCGGTGCCGATCACCTACCTGTTTCTGCAGCTGGGCGTGTTCTAG
- a CDS encoding TSUP family transporter — protein MPAPDVLLYGLPLAFLAGFIDAVAGGGGTITLPTLFLMGLSPAQAVATNKLLAIFGSGSATVQFWRAGQVERGLVLRLVPLALLGSGLGAWLVHFIDPNAFRGLVAAVILGVGVLVLVNKRFGLEDRYPGLTPRVLALTLPGTLVVGVYDGLLGPGTGTFLMFLFTLAGFNLVRSSGNARTINFATNLGAFVYFLLGGQMVFWIGLPMGVANALGAALGARMAMLRGSGFVKAIYGVIVVLVAARLLIR, from the coding sequence GTGCCTGCTCCTGACGTGCTGCTCTACGGCCTGCCGCTCGCCTTTCTGGCCGGATTCATTGACGCGGTGGCGGGCGGCGGCGGGACCATCACGCTGCCCACCCTGTTCCTGATGGGCCTGAGTCCCGCGCAGGCGGTGGCCACCAACAAACTGCTGGCCATCTTCGGGTCCGGCAGCGCCACCGTGCAGTTCTGGAGGGCCGGGCAGGTGGAGCGCGGGCTGGTGCTGCGGCTGGTGCCGCTGGCGCTGCTCGGCTCCGGTCTGGGCGCGTGGCTGGTGCACTTCATTGACCCGAATGCCTTCCGGGGGCTGGTGGCCGCCGTCATCCTGGGCGTCGGGGTGCTGGTGTTGGTCAACAAGCGCTTCGGTCTGGAGGACCGCTACCCGGGCCTGACTCCCCGGGTGCTGGCGCTGACCCTGCCCGGCACGCTGGTGGTCGGCGTCTATGACGGGCTGCTCGGCCCCGGCACCGGCACCTTCCTGATGTTCCTGTTCACGCTGGCCGGCTTCAATCTGGTGCGCTCCAGCGGCAACGCCCGGACCATCAACTTCGCCACCAACCTGGGCGCCTTTGTGTACTTCCTGCTGGGCGGCCAGATGGTGTTCTGGATCGGTCTGCCGATGGGCGTGGCCAATGCGCTGGGCGCGGCATTGGGTGCCCGGATGGCCATGCTGCGGGGCAGCGGCTTTGTCAAGGCGATCTACGGGGTGATTGTGGTGCTGGTGGCGGCCCGCCTGCTGATCCGCTGA